In the Desulfatiglans anilini DSM 4660 genome, one interval contains:
- a CDS encoding xanthine dehydrogenase family protein molybdopterin-binding subunit — protein MKRFNMVGKDVPRNDARAKATGTATYTDDMKLPGMLYGKILRSPLAHARIVRIDTSRAAALPGVKCVITAEDTPKIKYGNWRLFPETQDEYPLAVDKVRFIGDEVAAVAAVDKDTAEEALELIEVEYEELPAVFDVNEAAGEGAPVLHDYCTNNISVNRKIQYGDVEKAFAEADYVREDTFDVHAVSHAYLEPCSALAQVDLDGRITLWTSTQVPYIVQCLLASTLGMRENDIRVIKPFVGGGFGGKMELRTWEFCAALMARKTGRPVKFTLSREEEFLTGRRRHPMRLHSKVAFKKDGTLVAKDLRIRLDGGAYNAMGPTATFLCGNFGAMLYRYPNYRFHGEHVYTNKPPASAMRGFGAPQSLYAAEIQMNLAAEDLGIDPVDIRLKNAQVSGDKIPDVATISSCGFIEAIEKVAEMSDWRNKRKNLKPGQGIGIGCYSFISGGVFNWFNTQYPFSAAEVRVFSDGTAHLLTMASDIGQGCDTALKQILAEELGLKMEDIRITSADTSMTPQADLGAWGSRVTLMAGNAVIDAARKIKAELFGAVSARFNLNVIHEIVCRDGKVFPQGRPDRFMTFGDAVAMVQKARRGEPLVARGSYTPRGKGLVTPAFGFGAQIAQVEVDQETGLVEVKQMWTAHDSGTVINPRAVEGQLAGSIQMGLGYSLSEQFVMKDGKTLNPNFLDYKMPSALDMPPSALAHIDTYEPEGPMGAKECGEGLASPTAPAISDAVYHAVGYRCKDLPITPEKILAAIGKK, from the coding sequence ATGAAACGATTCAATATGGTTGGCAAGGATGTGCCGCGTAACGACGCCCGCGCCAAGGCGACGGGCACCGCTACCTATACCGACGACATGAAACTGCCGGGCATGCTCTATGGAAAGATCCTGCGGAGCCCCCTGGCTCATGCCCGCATCGTCCGGATCGACACGAGCCGCGCGGCGGCGCTGCCGGGGGTCAAGTGCGTCATTACGGCCGAAGATACCCCCAAGATCAAATACGGCAACTGGCGGCTTTTTCCCGAAACCCAGGACGAGTATCCCCTGGCGGTGGACAAGGTCCGCTTTATCGGGGACGAGGTGGCGGCCGTGGCCGCTGTCGACAAGGACACGGCCGAAGAGGCGCTGGAACTGATCGAGGTGGAGTACGAGGAACTTCCGGCCGTCTTCGACGTCAACGAGGCCGCCGGGGAAGGGGCCCCCGTGCTGCACGACTATTGCACCAACAACATCAGCGTCAATCGCAAGATCCAGTACGGGGACGTGGAAAAGGCATTCGCCGAGGCGGACTACGTCCGGGAGGATACGTTCGATGTGCACGCGGTGAGCCACGCCTATCTCGAGCCTTGCTCAGCCCTGGCGCAGGTGGACCTGGACGGGCGGATCACGCTCTGGACCTCCACCCAGGTGCCTTATATCGTCCAGTGTTTGCTTGCCTCGACTCTCGGGATGCGTGAAAACGACATCCGGGTGATCAAGCCCTTCGTCGGCGGCGGCTTCGGGGGCAAGATGGAACTCAGGACCTGGGAGTTCTGCGCTGCGCTGATGGCCCGCAAGACCGGCCGCCCCGTGAAATTCACCCTGAGCCGGGAGGAGGAATTCCTGACCGGGCGGCGCCGCCACCCCATGCGGCTCCACTCGAAAGTGGCCTTCAAAAAAGACGGCACCCTGGTCGCGAAGGACCTGCGGATTCGGTTGGACGGCGGGGCCTACAACGCCATGGGGCCTACGGCCACCTTCCTGTGCGGCAACTTCGGGGCCATGCTTTACCGCTACCCGAACTACCGGTTCCACGGGGAGCATGTCTACACCAACAAGCCGCCCGCCAGCGCCATGCGAGGGTTCGGGGCGCCCCAATCGCTTTACGCGGCCGAGATCCAGATGAACCTGGCGGCCGAGGACCTGGGGATCGACCCGGTCGATATCCGCCTCAAGAACGCGCAGGTCAGCGGCGACAAGATCCCCGATGTGGCGACCATCTCGAGCTGCGGATTCATCGAGGCGATCGAGAAGGTCGCCGAGATGAGTGACTGGAGGAACAAACGCAAGAACCTCAAGCCGGGGCAGGGGATCGGGATCGGATGCTACAGCTTCATCTCGGGCGGTGTCTTCAACTGGTTCAACACCCAGTATCCGTTCTCGGCCGCCGAGGTCAGGGTCTTCTCGGACGGTACGGCCCACCTGTTGACCATGGCCTCGGACATCGGCCAGGGGTGCGACACGGCCCTCAAGCAGATCCTGGCGGAGGAGCTGGGCCTGAAGATGGAGGACATCCGCATCACCTCCGCCGATACGTCCATGACCCCGCAGGCCGATCTGGGGGCCTGGGGCAGCCGGGTGACCCTGATGGCGGGCAACGCGGTGATCGACGCGGCCCGCAAGATCAAGGCGGAGCTCTTCGGTGCGGTCTCGGCGAGGTTCAACCTGAACGTCATCCATGAGATCGTGTGCCGGGACGGCAAGGTTTTCCCGCAGGGGCGGCCCGACCGCTTCATGACCTTCGGCGACGCGGTGGCGATGGTGCAGAAGGCGCGCCGCGGCGAACCTCTGGTGGCGCGGGGCTCCTACACGCCGCGCGGCAAGGGCTTGGTCACGCCGGCCTTCGGTTTCGGGGCTCAGATCGCGCAGGTGGAGGTCGATCAGGAGACGGGCCTGGTCGAGGTCAAGCAGATGTGGACCGCCCACGACTCCGGCACGGTCATCAATCCCCGTGCGGTCGAAGGGCAGTTGGCCGGATCGATCCAGATGGGGCTGGGCTATTCGCTCTCGGAGCAGTTCGTCATGAAGGACGGCAAGACCCTCAATCCCAACTTCCTGGACTACAAGATGCCCTCGGCCCTCGATATGCCGCCCAGTGCCCTGGCCCATATCGACACCTACGAGCCGGAGGGGCCCATGGGGGCCAAGGAATGCGGCGAGGGACTCGCCTCGCCCACCGCCCCTGCGATTTCGGACGCCGTGTATCACGCCGTAGGTTATCGCTGCAAGGACCTGCCGATTACACCGGAAAAGATCCTGGCGGCCATCGGCAAAAAGTAG
- a CDS encoding MBL fold metallo-hydrolase, with protein MTMHRSIRSVDRIEVLTLADNYVDLLLQSDARVQRPPLARNGSIPSDTLLAEHGLSLLITLEANGSTHTLLMDAGYTRISVLHNLSILGLTLEAVEAVVLSHGHMDHTGGLYPLLATLPNRVPLVVHPDAFLERRYLQLPDGRRLLFPQRIDRAELARRGVDLRETKEPSLLCDDHLLVTGEVERVTAFENGLPGAMVERNGAVEPDPIRDDQALVMHLKDRGLVVIAGCSHAGIVNTILYARTVTGMERIHAVLGGFHLTGPYFEQVIPPTIEALQSMDCALIAPMHCTGWKAIGAFEKAFPEAFVLNSVGSRITIT; from the coding sequence ATGACCATGCACCGTTCCATCCGGAGCGTGGACCGCATCGAGGTCTTGACGCTCGCCGACAACTATGTCGATCTCCTCCTGCAAAGCGACGCGAGGGTGCAGCGGCCGCCGCTCGCCCGAAACGGTTCGATCCCCTCCGACACGCTGCTGGCCGAGCACGGCCTGTCGCTCCTGATCACGCTCGAAGCGAACGGCTCGACCCACACCCTCCTCATGGATGCAGGTTATACGAGGATTTCCGTTCTCCACAATCTGTCGATCCTGGGCCTCACGCTGGAAGCGGTGGAAGCGGTGGTCCTGAGCCACGGCCACATGGACCACACGGGCGGCCTCTACCCGCTTCTGGCCACCCTGCCGAACAGGGTCCCGCTGGTGGTTCACCCCGACGCCTTCCTCGAACGGCGCTATCTGCAACTCCCGGATGGACGCCGACTGCTTTTCCCGCAAAGGATCGATCGGGCCGAACTGGCGAGGCGCGGGGTCGACCTTCGTGAGACGAAGGAGCCATCTCTTCTCTGCGATGATCACCTGCTCGTCACCGGCGAAGTGGAGCGCGTCACCGCCTTCGAGAACGGGCTTCCCGGAGCGATGGTCGAAAGGAACGGCGCCGTCGAGCCCGATCCCATCCGGGATGACCAGGCCCTGGTGATGCATCTGAAAGACCGCGGCCTGGTGGTCATTGCCGGGTGCAGCCATGCAGGGATCGTCAATACCATCCTCTACGCCCGCACCGTGACGGGCATGGAGAGGATCCATGCCGTCCTCGGCGGGTTTCACTTGACCGGCCCCTATTTCGAGCAGGTGATTCCCCCGACGATCGAGGCGCTGCAATCCATGGACTGCGCCTTGATTGCCCCCATGCACTGCACGGGCTGGAAGGCGATCGGGGCCTTCGAGAAGGCCTTTCCTGAGGCCTTCGTCCTGAACAGCGTCGGGTCCCGCATCACGATCACATAG
- a CDS encoding TRAP transporter small permease yields the protein MTRQIDKFLTVLEEYGIGMCMLVSLVILVVNVILRYLFHASLSWPAELSTYLMILLVYLGSSAGIKHDSELKVDFIVDIFPRTGKFFAVWLNIVRLAACVIFFWAGISVVQMEYAFSNVSPTLRLPLWILFGVLPFAAVLFAVRTLLSFREIFADRPTGKQEG from the coding sequence GTGACACGGCAGATCGATAAATTCCTGACTGTGCTCGAAGAGTATGGCATCGGCATGTGTATGCTCGTCTCGTTGGTCATACTTGTTGTCAATGTAATCCTTCGTTACCTCTTTCATGCATCCCTTTCCTGGCCGGCCGAGTTGTCCACCTATCTGATGATCCTTCTCGTATACCTCGGATCAAGCGCCGGCATCAAACACGACTCGGAGCTCAAGGTCGATTTCATCGTCGATATCTTCCCCCGCACCGGGAAATTCTTTGCCGTCTGGTTGAATATCGTCCGGCTGGCGGCCTGCGTTATCTTTTTCTGGGCGGGGATATCCGTGGTTCAGATGGAATACGCCTTCAGCAATGTCAGCCCTACCCTGCGCCTTCCGCTATGGATCCTCTTCGGCGTTTTGCCTTTCGCGGCGGTGCTTTTCGCTGTCAGAACGCTGTTGAGCTTTCGTGAAATCTTTGCGGACCGGCCTACCGGGAAACAAGAGGGCTAG
- a CDS encoding (2Fe-2S)-binding protein: MKQQIELIVNGDRYSLSVEPWRTLNEVLRDDLNLTGTKLGCGSGDCGACTVIVDGRSVSSCLTLAVSVSGRDIRTVEGLARSGEELHAIQESFIENGAIQCGFCTAGMEMSAYYLLSHNPAPSEGEIRAGLSGNLCRCTGYNQIVEAIGVAAEKMRNQSKAGGER, from the coding sequence ATGAAACAGCAGATCGAATTGATCGTCAACGGGGATCGCTATTCCCTTTCGGTGGAGCCGTGGCGGACTCTGAACGAAGTCCTGAGGGACGATTTGAATCTGACCGGAACCAAACTCGGATGCGGGTCCGGGGACTGTGGCGCCTGCACCGTCATCGTCGACGGCCGCAGCGTCAGTTCCTGCCTGACCTTGGCGGTTTCGGTGAGCGGAAGGGACATTCGCACCGTGGAGGGGCTTGCACGGTCGGGTGAGGAACTGCACGCGATCCAGGAGTCGTTCATCGAAAACGGAGCGATCCAGTGCGGTTTCTGCACGGCGGGGATGGAGATGTCGGCCTATTATCTCCTGAGCCACAACCCGGCGCCGAGCGAAGGCGAGATCCGCGCGGGCCTTTCGGGCAACCTGTGCCGCTGCACGGGCTACAACCAGATCGTGGAAGCCATCGGGGTGGCCGCCGAAAAGATGCGCAACCAATCCAAAGCGGGGGGCGAGCGATGA
- a CDS encoding FAD binding domain-containing protein yields the protein MRMPKFEYHAPETLDAALQLLAEKGAGAHLLAGGTDLVVKMNHGMLKPKAVIDLKGIPDLNTIEVDPQKGLTIGATALLAEVAAHPDILRDYPAVAYAANKTANVQIRNMGTVAGNLCNAAPSADNAPTLVAMGGEAVLVGPKGERRFPLDQFFKGPGQTAMEPGEIMTAIHVPTPPPGAGISYQHISARGKVDISAVCVGVMVTMDGNVCREAAIVLGAVAPIPLRARKAEGVLRGKEWSAELAREAAAAAEAEARPITDVRASAEYRKQMVAVLTRRALEEARARAAKR from the coding sequence ATGAGAATGCCTAAATTCGAATACCATGCACCGGAAACCCTGGATGCCGCCCTGCAACTGCTGGCCGAAAAGGGCGCCGGCGCCCATCTCCTGGCGGGTGGGACGGACCTCGTGGTGAAGATGAACCACGGGATGTTGAAGCCGAAGGCCGTGATCGACCTGAAAGGGATCCCCGATTTGAACACGATCGAGGTCGATCCGCAAAAGGGCCTGACGATCGGGGCGACGGCGCTCCTCGCGGAGGTAGCGGCGCACCCGGACATCCTTCGCGACTACCCGGCTGTAGCCTATGCTGCCAACAAAACGGCCAACGTCCAGATCCGCAACATGGGCACGGTGGCCGGAAACCTCTGTAACGCCGCCCCGTCCGCCGACAATGCCCCGACCCTCGTGGCCATGGGTGGGGAGGCCGTCCTGGTGGGGCCGAAGGGTGAAAGAAGATTCCCCCTCGATCAGTTTTTCAAAGGCCCGGGGCAGACGGCGATGGAACCGGGCGAGATTATGACCGCCATTCATGTCCCGACCCCGCCGCCGGGAGCCGGTATATCCTACCAGCACATCTCCGCGCGCGGCAAGGTGGACATCTCGGCTGTTTGCGTCGGAGTGATGGTGACCATGGACGGGAACGTCTGCCGTGAGGCGGCCATTGTCCTCGGGGCGGTTGCCCCGATTCCCCTGCGGGCGCGGAAGGCGGAGGGAGTCCTTCGCGGGAAGGAATGGAGCGCCGAGCTGGCACGGGAAGCGGCTGCAGCGGCTGAGGCCGAGGCGCGTCCGATCACGGACGTCAGGGCGAGCGCCGAATACCGGAAACAGATGGTGGCGGTACTGACCCGCCGGGCCCTCGAAGAGGCCCGGGCGCGGGCTGCGAAACGGTAA
- a CDS encoding long-chain-fatty-acid--CoA ligase produces MGLGDILRRSAAKFPNKDALVFGEHRLTYGELNRRVNRLTDSLLRTGLQKGDRVALLLHNCPEFIELYFACAKSGGILVPINNLLKEGELNYIFDYIKPRFVFFDPEFIPLIQGIGPRAPFMEHPVVLNDTGPGFNVYENFLGRGSAGEPDMPISRDDIFSIFLTSGTTGRPKGAMRTHHHNLTNIMSCAIELGLTYDDRVLLLSPFYHVSFEDQIRHVLMSNTIVIKKEGSFDPREVLEILATERITTAQFVPTMINAMLQAKDIETYDLGHFRLMPYAASPMPVELLKRAMQRFNCGFVQLYGQTETGPATTALRPEDHVLEGSEEQMARLASAGRPIVDCEVRIVDDEGDDVPVGEIGEIIVRTEAMTVGYWELPEETAKTIRNGWLYTGDYGRRDAEGYVFIVDRKNDMIISGGKNIYPREVEEVIYGHEAVLEVAVVGIPDDYWGESVKALVVLKEGMHATEREIIDLCKQKLASYKKPKSVEFRSDLPRNPTGKLLKRKIRDEFWQGRERRV; encoded by the coding sequence ATGGGCCTAGGAGATATTCTGAGGAGGAGCGCTGCAAAGTTCCCAAATAAGGACGCCCTGGTATTCGGCGAGCACCGGTTGACCTACGGGGAATTGAATCGGCGGGTCAACCGCTTGACCGACAGTCTGCTGCGGACCGGTCTCCAGAAAGGCGACCGAGTCGCCCTGCTTTTGCACAACTGCCCCGAGTTCATCGAACTCTACTTCGCCTGTGCAAAGTCCGGCGGGATCCTCGTTCCGATCAACAACCTTCTTAAAGAGGGGGAACTGAACTATATTTTCGATTACATCAAGCCCCGGTTCGTCTTTTTTGACCCGGAGTTCATACCGTTGATCCAGGGCATCGGGCCCAGGGCGCCCTTTATGGAGCACCCCGTGGTTCTGAATGACACGGGCCCCGGATTCAATGTCTACGAAAATTTCCTCGGAAGGGGTTCTGCTGGTGAACCTGACATGCCGATCTCCCGCGATGACATCTTCAGCATCTTCCTCACATCCGGAACGACGGGCCGTCCGAAGGGGGCGATGCGGACCCACCATCACAATTTGACGAATATCATGAGTTGTGCTATTGAACTTGGGTTAACCTACGATGACCGGGTCCTGCTTCTGTCTCCGTTCTATCACGTCTCCTTCGAGGATCAGATCCGGCATGTGTTGATGTCCAATACGATCGTGATCAAGAAGGAGGGCAGCTTCGATCCCCGGGAGGTCCTGGAGATCCTGGCTACGGAGCGCATCACCACCGCGCAGTTTGTCCCGACCATGATCAACGCCATGCTCCAGGCCAAGGACATCGAGACTTACGATCTGGGGCATTTCAGGCTGATGCCCTATGCCGCCTCGCCCATGCCGGTCGAGCTGCTGAAGCGGGCCATGCAGCGCTTCAACTGCGGCTTTGTGCAGCTTTACGGTCAGACTGAAACGGGTCCGGCCACGACCGCGCTGAGACCGGAGGACCATGTGCTCGAAGGCAGCGAGGAGCAGATGGCCCGCCTGGCATCAGCCGGCCGCCCGATCGTCGACTGCGAGGTCCGGATCGTCGATGATGAGGGAGACGATGTCCCGGTCGGCGAGATCGGGGAGATCATCGTGCGGACGGAGGCCATGACGGTCGGCTATTGGGAACTGCCCGAAGAAACCGCCAAGACCATCCGGAACGGCTGGTTGTACACCGGTGATTACGGCCGGCGCGACGCGGAGGGCTATGTCTTCATCGTCGACCGGAAAAACGACATGATCATCAGCGGGGGCAAAAACATATACCCCCGGGAGGTGGAGGAGGTCATCTACGGCCACGAGGCGGTGCTCGAGGTGGCGGTGGTGGGGATCCCCGACGACTACTGGGGGGAATCGGTCAAGGCCCTGGTGGTGCTGAAGGAAGGGATGCATGCCACGGAGCGTGAGATCATCGACCTGTGCAAGCAGAAATTGGCCAGTTACAAGAAACCCAAGTCGGTGGAGTTCAGGTCCGATCTGCCGCGCAACCCGACAGGCAAACTTCTGAAGCGCAAGATCCGCGACGAATTCTGGCAGGGGCGCGAAAGACGGGTCTGA
- a CDS encoding TRAP transporter substrate-binding protein: MRKGFWILLGIVVMSIGFIAANATAAEYKMRLAHMTPLIESHAKAGVWIKDEIEKRSKGRMEVQYFHSFQLGNTIEITKKCQMGMIEAAYTNGNILPDMAPEFGIGYCPYVLDSYEKWTKFLANDELRNELFQYGEKRTGLMFVDQMWFGRYVIASTKPINTFEEVGKLKFRCTESQINLDWWKAWGVNADTMPWPEVYPALNQKVIDGIEQSKTAIHFLKVDDLTKYILHTDHVVGTWYIVLNKKWYDKLPDDLKTMVVQVIREASAQARVAQLYDECRVIAPMKEKGVTFTPLKPEEDAKFRQAVKEKVWPKWREQIGAEWFDKVVEFVKDVEKSPPVE; encoded by the coding sequence ATGAGAAAAGGGTTTTGGATCTTGCTGGGGATCGTCGTCATGAGTATCGGGTTTATCGCCGCCAACGCAACGGCCGCTGAATACAAGATGCGCCTCGCCCACATGACGCCGCTCATCGAGTCGCATGCCAAGGCCGGGGTGTGGATCAAGGACGAGATCGAAAAACGCTCGAAGGGCCGGATGGAGGTGCAGTATTTCCACAGCTTCCAACTGGGCAACACGATCGAGATTACCAAGAAGTGCCAGATGGGGATGATCGAGGCCGCCTACACCAACGGGAATATCCTGCCCGATATGGCCCCGGAATTCGGGATCGGTTACTGCCCTTATGTCCTGGATTCCTATGAAAAATGGACCAAGTTCCTGGCGAATGACGAACTGCGGAACGAACTCTTCCAATATGGAGAAAAGCGCACCGGCCTCATGTTTGTCGACCAGATGTGGTTCGGCCGTTATGTCATCGCAAGCACCAAACCGATCAACACGTTCGAAGAAGTTGGAAAGCTGAAGTTCCGCTGTACGGAATCGCAGATCAATCTCGACTGGTGGAAGGCATGGGGGGTGAACGCCGACACCATGCCGTGGCCCGAGGTTTATCCGGCGTTGAACCAGAAGGTGATCGACGGGATCGAACAATCGAAAACGGCGATCCACTTTCTCAAGGTGGACGATCTGACCAAGTACATCCTGCACACCGACCATGTCGTCGGGACATGGTACATCGTCCTGAACAAAAAATGGTACGACAAGCTGCCGGACGATCTGAAGACCATGGTGGTGCAAGTCATCCGTGAGGCGTCAGCCCAGGCGCGTGTGGCCCAACTCTACGACGAATGCAGGGTGATCGCTCCGATGAAGGAGAAAGGGGTCACCTTTACACCGCTGAAACCGGAGGAGGACGCCAAGTTCAGGCAGGCGGTGAAGGAGAAGGTCTGGCCGAAGTGGCGTGAACAGATCGGCGCCGAGTGGTTCGATAAGGTGGTGGAATTTGTCAAGGATGTGGAGAAGAGCCCTCCGGTGGAATAA
- a CDS encoding response regulator, with protein MKQKNLLEGKKILLVDDEPDVLDALSELLTMCHLVTATSFEEARKRLETEYFDIAILDIMGVDGYALLDIAIEREVMPVMLTAHALTPEDAARSWRGGAASYLPKEEMANLEIFLNDILEAREKGQSPWWRWFERLGSYYDRKFGVGWTEKDKDIWNKIKYGV; from the coding sequence ATGAAGCAGAAAAATCTTCTTGAAGGCAAGAAAATCCTTCTGGTTGACGACGAGCCGGATGTCTTGGATGCATTGTCAGAGTTGCTCACGATGTGTCATCTCGTGACCGCAACGAGTTTCGAAGAGGCGAGAAAAAGACTTGAAACCGAATATTTCGATATCGCTATCCTCGATATCATGGGTGTGGACGGGTATGCCCTCCTTGACATCGCCATCGAGCGGGAGGTGATGCCGGTCATGCTGACTGCGCATGCATTGACTCCTGAGGATGCCGCCCGCTCTTGGCGCGGCGGTGCCGCCTCGTATCTGCCGAAGGAAGAAATGGCGAACCTCGAGATCTTCCTGAATGATATCCTCGAGGCGAGAGAGAAGGGGCAAAGCCCCTGGTGGCGATGGTTCGAGAGATTAGGTTCCTACTATGACCGGAAGTTCGGGGTGGGCTGGACGGAGAAGGACAAGGACATCTGGAACAAGATCAAATACGGAGTGTAA
- a CDS encoding DUF262 domain-containing protein, which produces MHQDRDIHTKEVGLAELIGMLSKNELLIPSFQREFVWEPQEIIQLWDSLYRFYPIGSLLCWETHISLRVHRKIGGYLLPENGATGQGGPRHYILDGQQRATAIMIAVLGGEGRLRGRREQPCLAHALYFDAVGGTFFFGYELKRRRRKRDPAFLVLLKEIMTDAARVRRAISEAEGCDETVLSNLDRLARVFSAYRIPVIWIRGFDIPAVRDIFMRINQEGQDLKPMDIMIAKTFQDYEYLVEDDLWTPSEAPPDAH; this is translated from the coding sequence ATGCATCAGGATCGCGATATCCATACCAAAGAGGTCGGCCTCGCTGAGCTGATCGGGATGCTTTCAAAAAACGAGCTTCTGATCCCTTCGTTTCAACGGGAGTTCGTGTGGGAGCCGCAGGAGATCATCCAACTCTGGGACAGTCTCTACCGGTTCTACCCGATCGGGAGCCTGCTCTGCTGGGAGACGCACATCTCCCTGCGCGTCCACCGAAAGATCGGCGGATACCTGCTGCCGGAGAACGGCGCCACCGGGCAGGGGGGGCCCAGGCACTACATCCTCGACGGTCAGCAGCGCGCCACGGCGATCATGATCGCCGTGCTCGGCGGGGAGGGGAGGTTGCGCGGAAGACGGGAGCAGCCGTGCCTTGCACATGCCCTTTATTTCGACGCGGTCGGGGGCACCTTCTTTTTCGGTTACGAACTGAAGCGCAGGAGGCGGAAGCGCGACCCGGCCTTTCTGGTCCTGTTGAAGGAGATCATGACGGACGCTGCGAGGGTGCGGCGTGCCATATCAGAGGCGGAGGGCTGCGATGAAACGGTCCTTTCGAATTTGGACCGGCTGGCACGGGTGTTCAGCGCCTACCGGATCCCCGTCATCTGGATCAGAGGCTTCGACATCCCGGCCGTACGGGACATCTTCATGCGCATCAACCAGGAGGGGCAGGACCTCAAACCGATGGACATCATGATCGCGAAGACCTTCCAGGACTACGAGTACCTGGTGGAGGATGACCTCTGGACGCCCTCCGAGGCTCCGCCCGACGCCCACTGA
- a CDS encoding TRAP transporter large permease, translated as MLMLAFAIGLLLILIFMRIPVFLSLFLSGFVCFMLFAPVPMAVIGQILIKKLDNYSLIAIPFFIFLGNIMVRGESAKRLVDLVFAIVSPLRAGLPIAAVNSCGLFGAISGSSISTLVTIGGIIMPALDENRYERRFSVGILTASSILGIIIPPSVPMIIFAMIAGTSVNRVFVAGILPGLLIMVLLSLYAYGYGRLKKQSATQFMGLMHMGRTFWRAGWSLLLPLILYVGIYTGVFTVTEASVVAAAYAILIETLLYRQVSFKEIWRLAVQSGILSGTLVIIIAGAMTLGEFIVLQDLPNVLVDTAMRYISQPWIFVFMTVVLVLVIGTFLDIIGALAILTPVMLPLSRAYGMDPVHFGIILCLGFGIGYITPPLGLLLYTSVAVMKEKFTFICRSIMPPLIVYVVILFLVAYIPQLSLWLPHVLYD; from the coding sequence ATGCTGATGCTTGCTTTTGCCATTGGGTTATTGCTCATACTGATCTTTATGCGGATCCCCGTCTTCCTGTCCCTTTTTCTGTCGGGGTTCGTCTGTTTCATGCTCTTTGCGCCGGTGCCGATGGCGGTCATCGGGCAGATCCTGATCAAGAAACTCGATAATTACTCTCTGATCGCCATCCCCTTTTTCATCTTCCTTGGCAATATCATGGTGCGCGGGGAGAGTGCGAAGCGGCTGGTGGACCTCGTTTTTGCGATCGTTTCCCCGTTGCGCGCGGGGCTGCCGATCGCGGCGGTCAATTCCTGCGGGCTGTTCGGTGCAATTTCAGGGTCGAGTATCTCCACCCTTGTCACCATCGGCGGGATCATTATGCCGGCCCTCGACGAAAACCGATATGAAAGGCGGTTTTCGGTCGGTATTCTCACGGCTTCCTCGATCCTGGGCATCATCATCCCTCCAAGCGTTCCCATGATCATCTTTGCGATGATCGCCGGCACCTCCGTCAACCGGGTTTTCGTGGCGGGCATCCTTCCGGGTCTGCTCATCATGGTGTTGCTTTCGCTGTACGCCTACGGCTACGGCCGGTTGAAGAAGCAGTCTGCGACGCAGTTCATGGGGTTGATGCACATGGGGCGGACCTTCTGGAGAGCGGGGTGGTCACTGTTGCTGCCCCTGATCCTTTATGTCGGGATCTACACCGGTGTTTTTACGGTGACTGAGGCGTCCGTCGTGGCGGCAGCCTATGCGATCCTGATCGAAACGCTCCTTTACCGGCAGGTCTCCTTCAAAGAGATCTGGCGTCTAGCTGTCCAGTCCGGGATTCTGAGCGGCACGCTGGTCATTATCATCGCCGGGGCCATGACCCTCGGAGAGTTCATCGTGCTGCAGGATCTTCCGAACGTGCTGGTCGACACGGCGATGAGATATATTTCGCAGCCCTGGATCTTCGTGTTCATGACGGTCGTTCTGGTACTCGTCATCGGCACGTTTCTGGACATTATCGGGGCCCTGGCGATCCTGACGCCGGTGATGCTGCCGCTTTCCAGGGCCTACGGCATGGATCCGGTGCACTTCGGCATCATTCTCTGTCTCGGGTTCGGGATCGGTTACATTACGCCGCCCCTCGGTTTGCTCCTGTACACTTCGGTCGCTGTGATGAAGGAAAAATTCACGTTCATCTGCCGGTCCATCATGCCGCCCCTGATCGTGTATGTGGTGATCTTGTTTCTGGTCGCGTACATTCCACAGTTGTCATTGTGGCTGCCGCATGTTCTCTATGATTGA